GGACATGCAGGTCCTACACCTGCTGCGGAGCTGATTCCTGAGCTGCTTGACGCTTGTAATTTACCTGTAATTTCTGCGGGTGGTGTAGGAACAGGAGCTCAATTCAAGGAGAAACTGGATTTAGGGGCTTGTGGTATTTCAATGGGAAGTCCTTTTATTGCCACTCACGAGGCAGGTGTCTCAGAAGAATACAAGCAAGCTTGCGTGCAATACGGAGCCAAGGATATTGTGATGACCAACAAGCTTTCAGGTACTCCTTGCACTGTAATCAACACGCCATACGTTCAGAAAATTGGGACCAAACAAAACTTCTTGGAATCATTTCTGAACAGCAATAAGCAAATGAAAAAGTTTGCCAAGATGCTGACTTTCTATAAAGGTATGAAGATGCTTGAAAAGTCCGCCTTCAGTGCTACTTACAAAACAGTTTGGTGTGCCGGACCTTCCATTGAGTATGTTAATGCTGTTCGTTCTGTAGATGAGGTAGTCACCACCTTGATCAAAGAATATGAAACGGCTGCTGTAGCCGTAGAAAAATAAGACATATATTAATACAGCCATTAATCCCTCTGAATCGATTCAGAGGGATTTTTTATTGGGGAATGTCAATGATCTTATAACAGCTTCCTATTTTTGCCTTAAATAGGATTTACAAACAGCAATTGATAAGATGTTTCCACACTCCACAGATATACTTAACTTACTTGAAAATGCTCCTGAGCAAATCAAGCGTCACTTCATCACACGCCAATATGGAATTCACGAAAACCTGTTGGAGCAAGGCACTCCCCCAAAACAGATTTTTATTTTACTGGAAGGAAGCGTAAGAGCATTTCATACTACCTCCAAAGGCAATCAATACCTGATTGGCTTATTTGGAAAAGGCGAAGTTATGGGAGAAGCTGAAATCCTTTTTGACAGTCCTTGTTTTTGTAGTGTGGAGACCATTAGCCAATGTAAAGCAGTATTGATTCCTAAACCCCTCTATCAGGATTGGATGGATCATGACCCTGCCTTCTCACTGCATATGAACAAGCTGCTTGCTTGGCGACTGATGCGGATTTCAGAAAGAGCCTCAACACATCTCAGTTTTCCGATGGAATACTCTGTCCTGAAACTGATCAATAGTGCTAAGGATGATGAAACGCTAGACCTCAACAAGGAAAATATAGCACAGTACTTGGGAACAAGTGTTCGCAGTATCAACAGGATTATTCGAAGATTGATAGGCAAGGGTCTTCTTCAGTATGAAGACAAATCCCTCAAGATTGTATCAGAAAAAGACCTAGCCGAAGAAATGCGAAAATATGAATAAGGTAGAAGGAGAATAAACAAGAGCCTGCATAGTTTGGTTGTATAGTTTGTATATTGAATAAGCTTCTCATTCTGATCTGGAAGCAACACCAATACTCTCAGCAATCAATTCCTGTTGACATGAAAGGATACCGTTTCGAAAAATATATACCCAAAACAGGCAATGGAAATTCTCCATTCGAAAACCTGATGGACGTATTCAAGCAACTGCTGACCATAACCGCAGGCGACGTAGCTGAAGCCTTGCAATGGCTGACTGAGCTGGACAAGCAGTATAACCTGACTAATGGTGACTATGGCATTGGGGATTTTATTGAAGACCTGAAGAATAAA
This portion of the Limibacter armeniacum genome encodes:
- a CDS encoding NAD(P)H-dependent flavin oxidoreductase, whose product is MNKIDTALTEMLGIRYPIIIAPMFLVSNAEMLKAAIRSGITGAVPALNYRTDKEFRAAIEGIKNEVSGPVGINLIANKSNVRLEEQLQSCLDLEIDYIITSLGSPQRIIEKCKQQGIKVFCDVVDAKYAKKVEELGADALIAVNKEAGGHAGPTPAAELIPELLDACNLPVISAGGVGTGAQFKEKLDLGACGISMGSPFIATHEAGVSEEYKQACVQYGAKDIVMTNKLSGTPCTVINTPYVQKIGTKQNFLESFLNSNKQMKKFAKMLTFYKGMKMLEKSAFSATYKTVWCAGPSIEYVNAVRSVDEVVTTLIKEYETAAVAVEK
- a CDS encoding Crp/Fnr family transcriptional regulator; its protein translation is MFPHSTDILNLLENAPEQIKRHFITRQYGIHENLLEQGTPPKQIFILLEGSVRAFHTTSKGNQYLIGLFGKGEVMGEAEILFDSPCFCSVETISQCKAVLIPKPLYQDWMDHDPAFSLHMNKLLAWRLMRISERASTHLSFPMEYSVLKLINSAKDDETLDLNKENIAQYLGTSVRSINRIIRRLIGKGLLQYEDKSLKIVSEKDLAEEMRKYE